In Cuculus canorus isolate bCucCan1 chromosome 8, bCucCan1.pri, whole genome shotgun sequence, a single genomic region encodes these proteins:
- the RWDD3 gene encoding RWD domain-containing protein 3, which translates to MAREELSALAAIYCERGACEVLAASETHGITFSIQISVKEQLDRDVLLKLVFHLPVSYPSTIPDISVSSDQLTRAQCVDVKDKLLEQAKKHLSEPMVHDLILWIQQHLKDVIKQSATVCKENTLSKGTSTEDGIWMLLLHLDHMRAKAKYVKTVEKWASDLRLTGRLMFMSKIILILLQGDRSNIKEYLILQKTSKVDVDSTGKKCKEKMISVLCETKVQSQHKRFQTFEVKEYSTLDELQKEFETAGLTTLFSEFVPPLLK; encoded by the exons ATGGCGCGGGAGGAACTCTCGGCTCTCGCCGCCATCTACTGCGAGCGAGGCGCCTGCGAGGTGCTGGCGGCCTCAG AGACGCATGGAATCACATTTAGCATTCAAATCAGTGTGAAAGAACAGCTGGATAGAGATGTACTTTTAAAGTTGGTGTTTCATTTACCAGTCAGTTATCCCTCAACTATACCAGATATTTCTGTTAGCTCAGACCAGCTTACAAGGGCCCAGTGTGTGGATGTGAAAGATAAATTACTTGAACAAGCAAAGAAGCATCTTTCTGAACCTATGGTACATGATCTGATTCTTTGGATACAGCAGCATCTTAAAGATGTCATTAAGCAATCAGCAAcagtttgcaaagaaaatactttgtcaAAAGGAACAAGTACAGAAGATGGTATCTGGATGCTCCTTTTGCATTTAGATCACATGAGAGCAAAGGCAAAATACGTCAAAACTGTGGAAAAATGGGCTTCAGATCTAAGGCTGACTGGAAGACTGATGTTCATGAGCAAGATAATATTGATTCTTCTTCAGGGTGACAGGAGCAACATTAAG GAGTACTTGATTCTTCAGAAAACTTCTAAGGTCGATGTGGACTCAACcggaaagaaatgcaaagagaaaatgattAGTGTACTGTGTGAGACAAAAGTACAGTCACAGCATAAAAG GTTTCAGACATTTGAAGTCAAAGAATATTCAACGCTGGATGAACtacaaaaagaatttgaaaCAGCAGGACTTACAACTCTTTTCTCTGAGTTTGTGCCTcctctcttaaaataa